In the Microcebus murinus isolate Inina chromosome X, M.murinus_Inina_mat1.0, whole genome shotgun sequence genome, GACAGCCCAGGACATGGGACCAGAAGGAGCAGGAAGAGCAGGCTGCAGAGAAAGGCTGCCATAAACGACGGGGCCACAGATGTTAACAGTGTTTGTTTGGATGACTGTATTTCAAAGTAACTGTAATCCTGGGCATTCTgttttttgcatttgaaaatgtcttttctggAAAGGGGTGTGTAGGCTTCACTAGATGTTAAAGAGATCTGTGCACAAATGAGATTACCAAGCTCTGCTTTCCAAGGTCCCCGCCCATAGGGGGGCAGTGAGACAGGACAGCCACAGTGAGGCTGCTGTAGCGCTCCAGATCTGAGACgagcccacacacacacacacacacacccctatacaCACACAGATCCCTATACACGCACCCCTGAACAGACacccatatacacacatgcatccCCTATATACACACAGACccccatatacacacatgcatcccctatacacacacacacccccatccacacacacacccctatacaCACAGACCCCTATACACACAGacccctatacacacacacccctatacaCACAGacccctatacacacacacccttatACACACAGacccctatacacacacacccctatacacacacccctatacacacacacccctatacacacacacccccatccacacacacacccctatacacacacacccctatacaCACAGacccctatacacacacacccctatacacacacacccccatccacacacacacccctatacacacacacccctatacacacacacccctatacacacacacccctatacacacacccctatacacacacacccctatacacacacccctatacacacacacccctatacaCACAGACCCCCATCCACACACACCCccctatgcacacacacacacaggtgtccACGGGGGCGTGTGCATGCACTGAGGAAGAAAGATCCGTTACTGGGGTAAACGTTACAGAACAGTGTGTATTTTAGcgtctccttgtataaatctgtCAGGATATACATGGCTTATTTCCAGGCGATATTCTGCAGGGACAGCACCTGGAGCCGCCACAGGCAGGCCCCTGAGGGGAGGGCAATGCCCTGTTCACAGTATGTCCTTGGCACAATGCACTTACCATTCACATGCCGGGGTTTCCATTAATGAGGCAGAGATGAGCATGAGACAGAGaatgacagaaagagagagacacacggagacggagagaatgagagagaaagtggGGGAGATGTCCTTGCAAAGAAAGCTGCTCAAAATACTTTTCTTAGTAAAAGCCTCAGTTGCAGAAGAGTTTGTATACAAGTGGTTCCATTTCTGTGGACGTTAAGGAAAATGTATGATGCATATTTGTGTACGTATAACTACACAagatatatgtatacaacatGCACATGACAGAGTGTCTGGGTGAGGAAATGGGTAACAGTGGTCACctctgggaggtggggctggctCGGGGGCTGCAGAGAAGCTGGTCACTGCTTCAGAGAGGTGCAGGCATAGGGACGCTCTGAAAGCTGCCCGTTGTAGAGAGGTCTGCATCTGGAGGGGATGCTCCCTTAGTGAAGGGGACAGCACACGCGACCAGGCTTCTCTGAGACACCTGTATCTGCGCTGTCAGGACGTAGGCAAGAGCAACGCTCAGCAAAGGGAGTTCTCACAGAGAAACTGTCTCCAGGCTACTGTCCAGTCTCTCTGCGCTGTCACCCGAGAGACTTCACATGCACAGCAAGGCAGCCAGGACTCTTGTCCCGTGTCCCTTCCGagacctgcctcctcctccccacaggaGCCCCACGCCCGTCCACCTTCTATGCCTCTAAATACTTCAGCGGTCTGGCCCTTCTTGCAGCCTCGTATTTTGTGTGGCTCCCGTGCACACGTGCACGCGAACAAATTTGCATGCTTTTTCTCCTGTTCACCTGTTGTGTGTTTTATAGACTCAAGTTATCAAAACTTTGGGTGGCAGTAGGAAAATTCCCTTCACCCCTACTGAGAAGTGCACTGCATTTAGCGTCTGTCATTCGCTTTTATGTTAGCTCAATAGAAGGTACCAGGAGACACACCTACTTCTGCATTTGATCTTTTGACAGCAAATGACAGAGAGCCTCTACAAAGGTCCACTGCACACTCATGAGAGGAAGAGAGTGAAAAAGCTACAAAACTTGATATTGTGAAAATCATTTTGACCTTGGGGACCCCACCCACACACTACACACCCCAAAGGAATCTTGGAGACACTTGGGGGTCTGCAGATCACACTTTGAGACCCAATCTTCTATGGGTTTCGTGTTCGTCTACACCATTTCATGCTGCAAACAACCCTTCCAAGTGCGCAGTACTCTTATCCCCATCTTAGAGTTGAAAggactgaggccagagaggttaagtaacttgtctcaAGTCACACAGGGAGCGGGTGGTAGAGCCAGACAGCCGGTCACACACTCCATCCTCTCAGCACAGCATTTGTGGGTGAGGCGGGAGCAAGTGCGGTTAAGGCCTGTGGTAGGAGTCATTCGGGAAGGGAAGGGCCCCGTCCTCtgagctgagggaggagggcaagCTAGGGTACGGATTCGGGACCCTGGCACACTGGGCGCCTTTCCCGAAACACTGAGTCACACGCTCAGGGGATGTGGACGCGGCACAGATATTCTCACAGCTCCCTGGGTGGTGCCCACGTGCAAGTAGGCGGACAAGCCACCGAGGCGAGCAAAGCTATTcagaggtgggggatggggagaccATCAGCCCAGGTGGCCTCTGTTGGACGGAGAGGCGCTCCCCACTGCAGCAGGGAACAGACTAGAACAAAAAGCTGTCAGGGACAATGGATGCAATCAAGAAACTAAGTGATAATCTAAATGTATAACCTCAAAGCCATTAGGGTGGCTACTATTTAGCAAACACCCCAGAAAGTGACGAGTGTGGTGAGGAAGTGCTGAGCTGGAACCCCGCACattgctgctgggactgcaaccTGGCACGGCCGATGGGGAAAACAACATGGCAGttcccaaaaaactaaaaataaaatgaccacCGGATCTGACAACTCAGCGTCTGGGTATACACGCAAAAGAAgcgaaagcagggactcaaagagATATTCACAGCAGCGTCCTTCACAAGAGCCAAAGGGCGGGCGCTAACCCAAATGGCCCCAGACGGACGAACTGACAAACAAAATGTGCTCTAGCCCTACGACGGGCTGTTATTTAGCctttgaaaggaaggaaaatctgGAGCATGCTGCAACACAacgaaccttgaggacattgtgtcctgaaataagccagtcacaaggGGGCAAGTCCTGTGTAATTCCACGTGTGTGAGGCTCCCAGAGGAGTGAGACTGGCCGAGGGGGAAAGCAGCCTGGGGTGCCGGGGAAGGCGGGGAGCGCTGCTGTCTGCTGGGTCAGTTCCAGTTCTGTGAGACCAGAAGCGTCTGACACGGGCTGGCTGCACAGCAAGGAGAACGGACCTAACACTACAAACGACACACCTAAAGTAGGCGTAATTCGTGTCATGTGCATTTTACCACACAAcgaaaaatatacaatgaacaaGGGCTGAGCCTCTACTAACCTGTGAAACGGTGTCAGAGTGATGCGTCGAGTCGGGAGCAGCACCACGTCACTGGCCTGGGGGGGCCAGTGTGGATGCGGCTCCACTCCGAAGCCCTGCGGGACTGTTTGTTCCCTCATCTTGTCTAGACTGTCTAACACCTCGGCCACACCAAGGCCCTTCTCTGAGGCCCTTCCCTTGGCCTTGCACCGGGTCCCCACATTCCGTTGTCGCCCACTGCCCTCACCTAGGTTCCATGTGGCTAGGTCACAAATGCCATGGCAGCGCCCATTCTATGTGGCCACAGCACGGTCCTGGTTCCCTTCCGTTATCATGTGTAGCCTTGGTAGGGGGGTGTTTACTACGGGGTCTTCAGACGACCTTCAGAGTGCACTTCAAGATCCATCTGAGTCCCCTGCCTCCTAATCACGTCTTCTCTGCTCTCCCCTGAAATGGAATCTCCCAATACCGCCTGGAGGTGATGACATTTCTTAAGCAAAGGGAAAATGTAAGTGCAGGTGTTGGCAGAAGTGGCACCACCTCTTTGGTTGTGAAAGCCACTGACAACCAACACATTAGGAGAGACTAATTCATGGGAAACGGTCTCCTTCTAGTTGAGTCTCAGCTTAGAGGCCTGTTGGGACATGGTACACAGGGGTAAGACCAGCAGGATGTGTAAGATCATTCCTAATTTGTGAGAAATTGGCTCGCTAAGATTGAGGATAGCTTCCACTGGAGCTCCTGGAAGAAATTACGCTGCCAAAAAGATAAGTGATGTCAGCTAGCCAGCACTTAGGAGTAAATGTTATATAGAAGCCAAAATTCCACTGCAATCTTTGGCTTAGAGTGTTTTCCACAATAAGGAATTTATCCCAATCAAATGAGCAGAAATGTGTACAAAGAGTTAAGTGCAAAGCGCGCCCAAGGAACTTTGTAACTCAGATGACAGCTGGGACTCAAAGCAAAGATCCTAAAACCACATGGTGAGACTATGTCCACGAAGCCACTTTCTATCCTCATAATCGGAATCATACAGCGACTCAACACTATGTTGAAGAATAAGTAAGTAAAAAGTCCCCAATATCGctaagaaacagattttaaaactatgtGATGAGCATAATCTTGTTTcttcaaaaaagcaaaaggaaagggagagatgaagaaaggaaaaggagggagggagggaagaaaggaaaggaggaaagagggatGAAgcggaggtgggagggaaggaaggagggagggaaggaaggacaagaggagggaggaaaggaagaagggaaggaaggaggggaaaagggaggcaaggagggaggaagggaaggaaggagagcaagagggagggaaggagggagaagaggagggagggaggagaaaggaggagggaggagaaggggggagaagggacaTGTGGACAGGTTAACTTAGGTGGCAGAAGagcctttgcagatgtgattaaccAGAGGATCCTGACACGGAAAGGCGGCCCTGCATGGTCCGGGCGGGTCCCAGGCAGCACGAGGGCGCTTGTGAGGGGAGGCAGCTTGGCGAAGGCAATGAGGTGGCggaagcagaggcagagagaaatgagaagacaCTAAACTGCTGGCCCAGCAGATGCAGGACAGGCCCTGGCACAGGAGTGGCAAGGAGCCAGCTGTTCCTCAGAGCTCCAGAAGGGAGCGccaccctgccgacaccttgcctgtcacccagggtggcgggtctcacacttctgaccttgagcacaGTGACAGAATAAACGGTGTCATTTTAAACCACAGGTGTGCGGTAATTTGTTAGAGCGGCAACGGGAAAGGAACGCATTGCCTGTGTGTGGCTGTGCACTTACAAATGACTTTGTTAGTTTTGCGTTGTCCTAGACGTGTATCTGCTTTTCTGTGTGGATGAGTGGTTACCtttgaaaatagagaaacaaCAGAACAGGAACTtacctccacctcccccacccgaGGCTTGCGAAAGTGACAGGAAGGGGTCCAAGAGGCATCAGCCTCAGGGCGGGCGGCCGCTGACTGGGAAGCCCTGGTGGCTGGAGTGGTGGCACTGATGGCCACCCTGGTAGACCAGAAGGCCGAGGTGGGGACCTGCGGGCAGCGGGCTCCTGGGAGGCGCCAGGTGCTGGGGGCGGAGGGGCTGACGGGGTCAGGGCCTGGCGCCTGTGTGCGACGCCTCCGCCCCTCCTTCACCCCTCCCGGTCCTCCCTGCCAGTGTCCTCCCGCGGCAGAAGGCAGGAGGGCCAACCTGAACAATGGGGTGAACCCTAAGGACTGGATCTGGGGCCATCGGGCTACATCTCGGGAGACATAGTGACAGTGGGGACGAAGGATCGACTATGGAATCAACTGTCGCTCACGCTCGGCCACAAGTGTTTGGTGATCTACAGTTCTGTCAAAAAACAGAAGGTTTTCACGTGGAGAGCAGAATTCGCCACCTCCTCCCTTTGGCTGTGTTTGGGTTATTTCTTTGCTAGACGGGAATGTGGGAAGGCAGCAGCCCGTTCCCTCTCGTGCTCCAGCCCTGGCGCCGTcagcacagggagagagagagccacGCCAGGCAGGCGAGGACAGGGCCCGGCAGCCTGGAGCTGAAGAGCCACGCCCGATCCTGTAGCCCGCCAGGGCCACGCTGTGTCTGTGTGGGCCACAGCCACACTTCCCAGGGTGCGAAGTGACAGGAATCATCTTCCTCAGCAGAGAAAGGGAGGGGCGGCGAGGACAAGCAGGAGCTGGGGAAGCCAAGCGCCCAGCGGGtcacacgcacacgcacaggcCTCTGCAACTCCCGTCCCGCCTTTCACTTGAACCTACGTACACCAGCGTACGGCAGCGTGCAGTCCTCACGCGCGGTATTTGTTTAGTTCGCTTTGCGAATTCACTCGGACATCCTTTGTCTTCTGTTTGGTGTGTTGAGAGCCGCACACTGTGACCGGTGGGCCACACCTGGCCCGCCACCTGTGTTCCTATGGCTTGTGAGCTATGATATAGTTTTTGTTCTCAAATTGAACACTGCTGTTGTTAATCACTCAGTGTATTTTGACATGTTACTTGCACAAAATATACATTAGATAGTTTACTTTTTTGACTAAAAGGACTACATTATTGTTGTAAAATTGGTATACACTATAGGAGAAACACACAGGTCACCTCAGGTGGCACTCCTCAGGTATAGAGAAGGATAACAATCTGACAAAACCATGTCcctgctcgctctctctctctctgtctctctctcttctttctttcctttctttcttttctttctttttttgagacagagtctcgctttgttgcccaggctagagtgagtgccgtggcgtcgtcCTGGCTcgcagcgacctcaaactcctgggcccaagggatccttctgcctcagcctccggagtggctgggactgcaggcatgcaccaccatgccccactgattttttctgtatatattagttggccaattaatttctttctattttttagacggagtctctctcttgctcaggctggttttgacttGCTGACCTTGGGCggtccttccgcctcggcctctcagagtgctgggattgcaggcatgggccaccacgcagGGCcccatttctttcatcagtaggCTCAGTGATGTAGCCTCCATGAAGGCAGGGTTCCTTTTATGCTTGGTTCACAGATGTATCCCAAATACTTCAAACAGTATCAGATTATGGAGGACACACAGGCTCTTAACTGGGACattgaagaagaggaggagacagaaaacTCCAGTGAATCCTTGGGGTGCAGCTTGGAGCCTGTAGGGTGGCTCCATATCTTCAGCGGTGCCCATGGACCAGAAAAAGATTTTCCACTATACGTCAGTAAGAATATGATAGGCCGAATGCCTGACTGTTCTGTGGCCCTGCCCTTTCCATCCATCTCCAAACAACATGCAGTGATTGAAATCTTGGCCTGGGACAAGGCACCTATCCTGCGAGATTGTGGGAGCCTCAATGGTACTCAAATCCTAAGGCCTCCTAAGGTTCTGAGCCCTGAGGTGAGTTATCGTCTGAGGGACCAGGAATTGATTCTCTTTGCTGACTTGCCCTGCCAGTACCATCGCTTGGATGTGCCCCTGCCCTTTGTCTCTCGGGGTCCTCTAACTGTAGAAGAGACACCCAGGGTACAGGGAGGAACTCAACCCCAGAGGCTTCTGTTGGCTGAGGACTTGGAGGAGGAAGTAGATTCTCTTTCTGAAAGATGTGTGATGAAAGAATCAAGGGCCATGTCCTCCCCTTTGTCAACAGTAGTTCCAGAGAGTGATGAAGAGGGGCCTTCCCATGCCCTGGGTGGCCCTGGGCCACATTGTACCTTCAACTTGGACAGTGACACAGATGAGGAGGAAGGTCAGCAATCAGCAACAGGGGaggcctcctcccctgccagaAGACATGCCACTGCAGAGGCACAGCAGCCTGCAGCTGATGGAGTTGCAACCAAAGTCCAGTGTGAAAAGCATCAGCCTTCAGTGAAAGAGAGGGACAATGACACAAAAATCAAGAGAGATGCAGGAAATGGGGTGGTTCCAGTTAGGATGATTCTGGAGAGGAGCCAGCCTCCTGGGGAGGACAGTGACACAGATGGGGATGATGAGAGCAGGCCTCCTAGAAGGCCAGCTGAGGTCCATTTGGAAAGGGCCCAGCCTTGTGGCATTATTGATAGTGACACTGATATGGAAGAAGAAGGAATCCCAGCAACCCCAGCTGTAGTTCCTATGAAGAGGAGGCAAATACTCCATGGAGTTGGTACAAGGGGTCCTGGAGCACCTGGCTTGGCATATCTGCGGGAGAGCCAGGCTGGCAGTGATACAGATGTGGAGGAGAGTGAGGCCCCACAGGCCATCCCTCTGAAGAAAAGCCAGGCTTCCATGGAGATCAACAGCGATACAGATGATGAGGAAGAAGTCTCAGCAGCACTTACTTTGGCACGTCTGAAAGAGAGCCGGGCTGTTGTATGGAACAGAGACACGGATGTGGAAGAGGACAGGGCCCAACCTGTGGTCCTTCTGGAGCAAAGCCAAACCACCAGTGGGAGAGACAGTGACACAGATATGGAAGAGAAAGGGCCCTcagtggaaaaaagagaaaccGTCCCTGCGAGTCACACAGACAAAGATGGAGCCATTGTTATAGCACATTCAGAAGAGAAGCAACCTGCTCCTGGGGACAGTGATATAGGGGTAGAAGCAGATAAGAGTTCACCTGGGATCCACCTGCAGAGAAGCCAAGCCTCCAGCACAGTGGACATCAACACAGAAGGGGAGGAGGATGTCCCACCAGGGCCAGCTATTGTACATCTGGAGAAGCATCAGGTGTCTGTGGAGGGGAGATATCAAACAGATGTGGAAGCAGAGAGGGGGCCAGCAAAGCTGCCTGCAGTGCCTCTAGAGGAAGGCCAGCCTCCTCTGGATGGGGACTATGAGACAGATATAGAGGAGGGCATGTCCTTAGCAGCCTCAGCAGCGACAGATGTAAGAAAGAGCCAGCTTTCAGCGGAAGGGGATGCTGGGACAGAGCGGGCTGCAGCTGTTCTTGAGAGGGAGAGAGCTCTTGAGGTGGGGACCCAGGGTGGATCACCTGTGGCACAAGTGGAGCAGGACCTTCTCCCTATCTCAAGGGAGAATCTCACAGATCTGGCGGTGGACACAGGCTCTCCAGAGGAACCCATCCAGCCACAGAGAGAGGGAGCCCAGACCcccacagggagagagagagaaccacaTGTAAACATGACCAAGGACTCTAAAGATAATCGAGATGATTCTGAAGATCTGGCCCTGCAAGCTACCCAGTGCTttgtggagagagagaatgagagccTGGAAGCAGTCCAGAGCATGGAGGAGGAACCCACCCAGGCCTTCCTGATTACTCTCCCCCCAGAACCTGGCCCTTCCCATTGCAGCTTCCAGGCCCCAGGAAAAAAGTGCcatattatggaaaacagtatggagattcctgaaaaaactaaaattagaaatatcatatgattcagcaatcctgtTGCTGTGTGAGGAgatcagtatgttgaagaaatTATCTGCACTCTCCTGTTcactgtagcactattcacaatagccaagataatggaatcaacttaaatgtgtccatcagtagatgaatggataaagaaaatgtggtgtatttatatatacaatggaataaagaatgaaatcttgtcatttgcagcaacatggaggtcattattttaagagaaatcaggcacagaaggacaaacaccacatgttctcactcatgtgggaaCTGAAAAAGTTGATCTTATGGAGGTAGAGAACACAATGGTGgtttctagaggctgggaagggtaggagggaggaagggaaaaagaaaggttagttaatgggtacaagaACACAGttagggccgggcgaggtggctcacgcctgtggtcctggtactctgggaggccgaggtgggtggattactcaaggtcaggggttctaaatcagcctgagcaagagcaagatcccatctctactataaatggaggGAAATTGATTGGCCAAATAGTATATAGAGAGAagattggccgggcatggtggcgcatgcctgtggtcccagctgctcaggaggctagggcagggggattccttgggcccaggagattggggttgctgtgagctgggctgacgccatggcactcactctagcctgggcaacagggcaagactctgtctcaaaaaaataaaaaacataaaaaaaaaaaaaagagagaacacagttaggccgggcgcggtggctcacgcctgtggtcctagcactctggggggctgaggtgggcggattgctcaaggtcaagggttggaagccagcctgagcaagagcgagaccccgtctctactataactagaaagaagttaattgtccaactaataatatatgtagaaaaaattagccaggcatggcggcacatgcctgtggtctcagctacttgggaggctgaggcaggaggattgcttgagcccaggagtttgatgttgctgtgagctaggctgatgccccagcactcactctagcctgggcaacaaagtgagactgtctcaaaaaaaaaaaaaaaaaaaaaagaacacagttaGATTGAAGAAATGAGTTCTAGTTTCGATAGCACAGCAGGGtaactgtagttaacaataatttattgtgtattttaaaatggctaaaagaGAAGATTTGTAATgatcccaacacaaagaaatgatcaatgtttgaggtgatggttATCTCAATTACCCTGATGTGGTCATTGTAAtagtatgcatgtatcaaaatatcacatgtacctcataaatatgtacaattattatgtatcaataaaaaaagaaaatgtggtataaaaaaaaaacatgtcccTCACCTATACCATCGTTTTCTGACCTCTCCTTTCACAGCAAGTGTATCTTGAGCCTCTTCCCTGTATCCCTACGTTCTTTGATATGGTGATTTTTTGAAGAGGCACTGCGTTCCACCCTGTGGATTTACTGTGACTTCTCTAACTGATTGAAATGAGTCATATACACTGTTATCACTGTCTTTCAACTAGAAAACATTCTCCACATACACAATATGCTGAGAAACATAATCCAGTCACCCAATTAATCGTTACTCAAGTTGGATACAGGCTAATTCTTTGCAATAATTGCTTCAGAAGTTTGTAAGAGACAATAGTTTATAGGGACAGCTGAAGGTTCCCTCTGACCAGTTAATTCCTATCCTTCCATCCTCCAATCTCAATTGATGTTTACCCCTGCTATCCTTCACCTTAGACCTTAATTATGAAAGTATGTTTCATAGACAACATAGCATTGTTCTGAGgtttaaaataatgaatcacAAAAGTACATCTATTATTCACTTACTATTATGATTCAGGATCTGACAACGTTGATATAGACCTGGATAATGCTAACTGCTCGAGTATATAATTTGTGAACATGATGTAATTTATCACAAGACATTGCCCTATGGACAATCCCTTAGATTGCTTCCAATCCCTGGGAATGGCGCCTGTGCGGGCGCAGGTGCGCATGAGTTCCTCCAGGGGGCGCGCCGGGACAGGAATGGGCAGCAGCGAGCTGTGGCGTGCGGGCTCCAAAGCAGGAGCCTCCTCAGTCCAGCAGCTGCTGCCACGTTGCACTCTCCAGTCACCGCGATTGACGACTCCGCCAGCAGGGACCCAGAGGCCCTTTGCTCCCGCCCTGGCCGCTGCCGTGTGCTGGGAGACGGGGCCTCCGCGTCCTCCAGGTGGAGGCCCTGCTCGTGCGCATCGGCCACAAGGTTTGCTGCGCGGGCTCCTCTCCAGAGCCTTAGCTGCTCCGTCCGTCGGGCTGCTTGTCTTTTGCGGGCTGCTGCGTGAGATGCGTTCTCTGTCCCTGATCCAGAGCAGGACGCCCGTGGCGTGCCACACCTGGCCATGTGGGGAGAGGTCAGTAAAGGGGTGGCGGTGGCCTCCCTCCCTGCGGGTTCCCCGTGGCTGAAAATCACGCTGCTGAAATGGCATAAGTCGTCACGTCGCTACTGGGGTGTGTCGTGTCGTGAGGCCTCTGGTGACCCCACGCCCGCCCCGACCATGGACAGACTTGGTTTCCTGTCACTGTTCCCTAAGCAGCACAGTGCAGGGGCTACGCGCATGGCAGCTGCGGTGCATGAGGGACTCTGAGTACCGTGGGGGGATGTCAGGAGGACGCGCCCAGGTTTATGCAAACACTGAGCCCTTTTGTATCAGGGCCTTGAGCACCCATGCATGTAGGCGTGGGAAGGGTGTCCTGGGACCCATCCCGCCTGGATAGCGAGGGACGACAGTGTTTGCACAACCACGGGCACGTTGGGGACAGACATCGTGGGCTGTTCTGTACACACGGACAGCAACAGTGGGCAGTGCCCAGCACCTCAGGCCTCAAGTGGTGAGGGAAGTGTTGGGTGACAGTTGTCCCTGTCCTCTCGGCATTGCTGCAGGGTCTGGGTGTTGGGGACAAAGGGAACTGAGGGGCTGTGTGGGAAGCTGATAGGACTGACAGCAGCCCTGGGACCTGGCATAGCAGACCCGATAAAGACAGGGcacctctctgtccccagaggcATTCCCAGACGCTAAGCCTTGCCACTCCCCGGGGACCTGGGTCCCTCCCAGTGCTGCAGCCCTAGAcagcctcccctcagcccctgaggCGGCGAGTGGCATTCCAGGTCCTGGGTCCTGTCTGCAGGGGAGGACGGGCAGGTCGCTCCCAGCCCTGATAAAAGCTCCCTGTCCTGAGTCAGGACTCCTGTCCTCACAGGTGCAGGGGAACCGCGGTCCTCACAGCGTGGCCTGTGGGATGTGGGCTGTCGCGTATCCGCCAAGGGATTGCATGGGCTGCTGAGATTTTGCTGAGAGTAATGAGCAGCCTGTGTCTCTGGGCAGGGCTCTGCAGGACGTGCAGGTGAGACAGGCTGCCCAGGTAGCCGGCAGGAAAGTAAAATCTCTGCCCCGGCCGTGTGTGGTGGCTGTCACCTGTAGTCCTAGAACTTTGGAAGGCCGAACAGTGGTCATGGGggggcttgagcccaggagttgaggacCAGCACGCAAACAGCAAGAACCTGTGTCTAcgaaaaacacaaaacttaatgTCGTGTGGTtgtgtgcccctgtagtcccagctactcgggaggctgaggcaaggggatcggttgtgcccagaagtttgaggttgctgtgagctatgatgaagccgcTACACTGCAGGCTGAGCCGTAGATGAGATGCatactacaaaacaaaacaataaaaaaccaagaaaaagaaacgtcatgaaaaaagaaaaagaataatgagcCCAATAGAAAAAGCATCAAGGACCACACAGGGTACAAAGAAACATAACTTACCACTGAGcaagagaaaaattcaaaattcacttGCAATGAAAGAGATGCTAACAAAGGCAACAAGAGGCTATAATTTCCTACCTTGCAAACTACCAAAAGTTGGATGAAAAAGTTGGGTGGGACCTGATGTTGCTGAGGCCAGGGGACTGGGAAATGAGTGCTCACACATTGTCAGAAAAGCATAAAGTCAGGCAACGTTCTGAAGGGCAATTGGGCAGCATCGACTCAATTTCTAAATGCAGATGGCCATTGATCAagcctttgttttaaatttatgtcacttacattattttcactttaaatatgttGTGTGCACAGGCACACCGTGTTCCATCGTGCTTCACAGGTGCT is a window encoding:
- the LOC142865811 gene encoding mediator of DNA damage checkpoint protein 1-like gives rise to the protein MEDTQALNWDIEEEEETENSSESLGCSLEPVGWLHIFSGAHGPEKDFPLYVSKNMIGRMPDCSVALPFPSISKQHAVIEILAWDKAPILRDCGSLNGTQILRPPKVLSPEVSYRLRDQELILFADLPCQYHRLDVPLPFVSRGPLTVEETPRVQGGTQPQRLLLAEDLEEEVDSLSERCVMKESRAMSSPLSTVVPESDEEGPSHALGGPGPHCTFNLDSDTDEEEGQQSATGEASSPARRHATAEAQQPAADGVATKVQCEKHQPSVKERDNDTKIKRDAGNGVVPVRMILERSQPPGEDSDTDGDDESRPPRRPAEVHLERAQPCGIIDSDTDMEEEGIPATPAVVPMKRRQILHGVGTRGPGAPGLAYLRESQAGSDTDVEESEAPQAIPLKKSQASMEINSDTDDEEEVSAALTLARLKESRAVVWNRDTDVEEDRAQPVVLLEQSQTTSGRDSDTDMEEKGPSVEKRETVPASHTDKDGAIVIAHSEEKQPAPGDSDIGVEADKSSPGIHLQRSQASSTVDINTEGEEDVPPGPAIVHLEKHQVSVEGRYQTDVEAERGPAKLPAVPLEEGQPPLDGDYETDIEEGMSLAASAATDVRKSQLSAEGDAGTERAAAVLERERALEVGTQGGSPVAQVEQDLLPISRENLTDLAVDTGSPEEPIQPQREGAQTPTGREREPHVNMTKDSKDNRDDSEDLALQATQCFVERENESLEAVQSMEEEPTQAFLITLPPEPGPSHCSFQAPGKKCHIMENSAHEFLQGARRDRNGQQRAVACGLQSRSLLSPAAAATLHSPVTAIDDSASRDPEALCSRPGRCRVLGDGASASSRALAAPSVGLLVFCGLLREMRSLSLIQSRTPVACHTWPCGERALQDVQYSLSCNTIEIMPINHPQLEIGDDGGLEKAPATVALQTRAHGQAPYSSILHLPPLPVTAERLFSHHLEASTEKRTYPFGAL